One window of the Vicinamibacterales bacterium genome contains the following:
- the pal gene encoding peptidoglycan-associated lipoprotein Pal — protein MTRKANAMMVLAVLLSVVVGACSKKAPPVARPMPPPSATGTTTPPPSPPPPPSPVAEPVPVPPMPVEDTIGSKSLDDLNRDSPLKPLFFDLDSSDVSADGQQVLQANAAVLKKYPAWQVTIEGHCDERGTAEYNLALGERRALAARTYLVSLGIPADKVKTVSYGKEFPFDAGHDDAAWGKNRRAHFVITAK, from the coding sequence ATGACACGAAAAGCGAATGCGATGATGGTTCTGGCGGTTCTGTTGTCGGTCGTGGTCGGGGCGTGTTCGAAGAAGGCGCCGCCCGTGGCGCGGCCGATGCCGCCGCCGTCCGCGACCGGGACGACCACCCCGCCGCCCTCTCCACCGCCCCCGCCGAGCCCGGTGGCCGAGCCGGTGCCGGTGCCGCCCATGCCGGTGGAAGACACCATCGGTTCGAAGTCGCTCGATGATCTCAATCGCGACTCGCCGCTCAAGCCGCTGTTCTTCGACCTTGACAGCTCGGACGTCAGCGCCGACGGCCAGCAGGTGCTGCAGGCCAACGCCGCCGTGCTGAAAAAGTACCCGGCGTGGCAAGTGACCATTGAAGGCCACTGCGACGAGCGCGGTACGGCCGAGTACAACCTGGCCCTCGGCGAGCGCCGCGCGCTGGCCGCCCGGACCTACCTGGTGTCGCTCGGCATCCCGGCCGACAAGGTCAAGACCGTCAGCTACGGGAAGGAATTCCCATTCGACGCCGGCCACGATGATGCCGCCTGGGGCAAGAACCGGCGCGCGCATTTCGTGATCACGGCAAAGTAA
- a CDS encoding tetratricopeptide repeat protein, translating to MSRRLPAGILALTSALLLASPAAAQSRREMQMMADIRMLQEQTQQMQQQLQAALDALNAQLKAIASRVDEQAAATRKSFADQKLAVDQFGTDLRVVRERIDESNVRITSLSQEVEALRLAMPQMTAAPADPVDPGAPPVSDVQAPQSQAPPVTMSPGMSPQRLFSTALADFTAGQWTLCIDGFNTYLKSFARTDAADDAQWYIGDCYYSDGKFTEAIDAYGRVITGYPKGDRVPDAYYKMGLALERMKQYDRAREAWESLTRLFPDSDLARLAKQRLDGLARAKPPGDDQ from the coding sequence ATGTCTCGACGACTGCCAGCCGGCATCCTTGCCCTGACCTCGGCCCTCCTGCTGGCGTCGCCCGCGGCGGCGCAGTCGCGCCGCGAAATGCAGATGATGGCCGACATCCGCATGCTGCAGGAACAGACGCAGCAGATGCAGCAACAACTGCAGGCGGCGCTCGACGCCCTCAACGCGCAGTTGAAGGCGATCGCGTCCCGCGTCGACGAGCAGGCCGCCGCCACCCGCAAGTCGTTCGCCGACCAGAAGCTCGCCGTCGATCAGTTCGGCACCGACCTGCGCGTGGTCCGCGAGCGCATCGACGAGAGCAACGTCCGCATCACCAGCCTGTCGCAGGAAGTCGAGGCCCTGCGGCTGGCGATGCCGCAGATGACGGCGGCCCCCGCCGACCCCGTGGACCCCGGCGCGCCGCCGGTCAGCGACGTCCAAGCGCCGCAATCCCAGGCGCCGCCGGTCACCATGTCGCCGGGCATGTCGCCGCAGCGCCTGTTCAGCACGGCGCTCGCCGACTTCACCGCCGGCCAGTGGACGCTGTGCATCGACGGCTTCAACACCTATCTCAAGAGCTTTGCCCGCACCGACGCCGCCGACGACGCGCAGTGGTACATCGGCGACTGCTACTACTCCGACGGCAAGTTCACCGAGGCGATTGACGCCTACGGCCGGGTCATCACCGGCTACCCGAAGGGCGACCGCGTCCCGGACGCGTATTACAAGATGGGCCTGGCCCTCGAGCGCATGAAACAATACGACCGCGCCCGCGAGGCGTGGGAATCATTGACCAGGCTGTTCCCGGATTCGGACCTGGCGCGGCTGGCCAAGCAGCGACTCGACGGGTTGGCCCGGGCCAAGCCGCCGGGCGACGATCAGTAA
- the ssb gene encoding single-stranded DNA-binding protein, which yields MNKVILVGNLGKDAEVRVTPGGQSVASFSIATTENWTSKEGEKKEQTEWHRIVLWGKTADSLQPYLVKGKQIYLEGRLQTRQWEKEGQKHYTTEVKADKIVLLGGGPGRGGERQVERGGDAGYQDPMRDPAPVTDDDIPF from the coding sequence GTGAACAAAGTGATTCTGGTGGGCAATCTCGGCAAGGACGCCGAAGTGCGCGTGACACCAGGCGGACAGTCGGTGGCGAGCTTCAGCATCGCGACCACCGAGAACTGGACGTCGAAGGAAGGCGAGAAGAAGGAACAGACCGAGTGGCACCGCATTGTCCTGTGGGGCAAGACGGCCGACTCGCTGCAGCCCTACCTCGTGAAGGGCAAGCAGATTTATCTCGAAGGCCGCCTGCAGACACGTCAGTGGGAGAAGGAAGGCCAGAAGCACTACACGACCGAGGTCAAGGCCGACAAGATCGTCCTGCTCGGTGGTGGCCCCGGCCGCGGCGGCGAGCGTCAGGTCGAGCGCGGCGGCGACGCCGGCTACCAGGACCCGATGCGCGACCCGGCCCCGGTCACCGACGACGACATTCCGTTCTAG
- a CDS encoding cupin domain-containing protein, with protein sequence MIEPLHRVEKPWGYELWWARTDRYVGKQIHINKGHALSLQYHNKKDETIFVWSGKILFEREVDGKLVATEMGPGEAVHVTPPTVHRMTAIEDSDVLEVSTPETDDVVRLEDRYGRKGT encoded by the coding sequence GTGATTGAACCGTTACATCGCGTCGAAAAACCGTGGGGCTACGAACTGTGGTGGGCGCGTACCGACCGCTACGTCGGCAAGCAGATCCACATCAACAAGGGCCATGCCCTCAGCCTGCAGTACCACAACAAGAAGGACGAGACCATCTTCGTGTGGTCGGGGAAGATTCTGTTCGAGCGGGAAGTCGACGGCAAGCTGGTCGCGACCGAAATGGGCCCGGGCGAAGCCGTGCACGTGACGCCGCCGACCGTGCATCGCATGACGGCGATTGAAGACTCGGATGTGCTGGAAGTCTCGACCCCCGAGACGGACGACGTGGTCCGGCTCGAGGATCGCTACGGAAGGAAAGGGACCTAG
- the ptsP gene encoding phosphoenolpyruvate--protein phosphotransferase, protein MERLTGIGVSPGVVLGRAVVLTQRTEVMRFPIPPDRVEQEVAALLRAQAASKQQLQDIKARVEHGPGSELAALFDAQLLMLDDPMLVGRAEAIVRGERVNAAWAVHRAYEELYHVFMAMEDPYLRERETDVADVAGRLRLNLRHGAKGPKELLSQIDGPSVLIADELTASIAAQLDWSRVQAFATDAGSRTYHTAILARSLKVPAIVGLHDASLRIAAGTPVVLDGTTGELIVAPTAEQIDEAHRRATRPRRRGMREAETGPVLTTDGVRIRLEANIELLEDLPFLNEHGAEGVGLYRSEFMLSGRPIESVTENDQYALYRSLIEQVAPRPVTIRTFDLDERHFAGPGRAPERRRTRPGLRGLRLGLANPAVLRTQLRALVRASAHGPLRIMFPFVTAVEEVRQARAMLDDVVSGFSRTEGVRIDPAQIKVGAMIEVPSAALAADLLAPEVDFFTIGTNDLIAYCLAVDRTDDRVSDLYEPLHPAVLRLIRMVRRAATRHHIPVSLCGEMASDPALVGLLVGLGLTEFSMTPGAIPIVRHVIEELSAAEARRLAGHALRLATAAEIEQYLFDALAASAIQRSPLS, encoded by the coding sequence GTGGAACGCCTGACCGGTATTGGCGTGTCACCCGGCGTCGTCCTCGGCCGCGCGGTGGTCCTGACCCAGCGCACCGAGGTGATGCGGTTTCCCATTCCCCCCGATCGGGTGGAGCAGGAAGTGGCCGCGCTGCTGCGCGCGCAGGCGGCGTCGAAGCAGCAACTGCAGGACATCAAGGCGCGCGTGGAGCACGGCCCCGGCAGCGAACTGGCCGCGCTGTTCGACGCGCAGTTACTGATGCTGGACGACCCGATGCTGGTCGGACGGGCGGAAGCCATCGTCCGCGGCGAGCGCGTCAACGCCGCGTGGGCCGTGCACCGCGCCTACGAAGAGCTCTACCACGTGTTCATGGCGATGGAGGATCCCTACCTCCGCGAGCGCGAGACCGATGTCGCCGACGTCGCCGGGCGCCTGCGGCTCAACCTCCGGCACGGCGCCAAGGGCCCGAAGGAACTGCTCAGCCAGATCGACGGGCCGTCCGTGCTGATCGCCGACGAACTCACCGCCTCCATCGCCGCGCAGCTCGACTGGTCGCGCGTGCAGGCGTTTGCCACCGACGCCGGCAGCCGCACCTACCACACCGCCATCCTGGCGCGATCGCTGAAGGTGCCGGCGATCGTCGGGCTGCACGACGCGTCGCTGCGCATCGCCGCCGGCACGCCGGTCGTGCTCGACGGCACCACCGGCGAGCTGATCGTGGCGCCAACGGCCGAGCAGATCGACGAAGCGCACCGGCGCGCCACGCGCCCGCGCCGGCGGGGGATGCGCGAGGCCGAGACCGGACCGGTCTTGACCACCGACGGCGTTCGCATCCGCCTCGAGGCCAATATCGAGCTGCTCGAGGACCTGCCGTTCCTCAACGAGCACGGCGCCGAGGGTGTCGGCCTCTACCGATCGGAGTTCATGCTGTCGGGCCGGCCGATCGAGAGCGTCACCGAAAACGACCAGTACGCGCTCTATCGCAGCCTGATCGAGCAGGTCGCACCGCGGCCGGTCACCATCCGCACCTTCGACCTCGACGAACGGCACTTTGCCGGCCCGGGCCGGGCGCCCGAACGCCGGCGGACGCGTCCCGGCCTGCGCGGCCTGCGCCTCGGGCTCGCCAACCCGGCGGTGCTGCGCACGCAGCTGCGCGCGCTGGTGCGGGCGTCGGCGCACGGACCGTTGCGCATCATGTTCCCGTTCGTGACCGCCGTCGAGGAAGTGCGCCAGGCCCGCGCGATGCTGGACGATGTAGTGTCCGGCTTCAGCCGGACCGAGGGCGTGCGGATCGATCCCGCCCAGATCAAGGTCGGCGCGATGATCGAGGTGCCATCCGCGGCCCTGGCCGCGGACCTGCTGGCGCCGGAGGTGGACTTCTTCACCATCGGCACCAACGATCTGATCGCCTACTGCCTGGCCGTGGATCGCACCGACGATCGCGTGTCGGACCTCTACGAGCCGTTGCACCCGGCGGTGCTTCGCCTGATCCGGATGGTGCGGCGGGCCGCGACCCGCCACCACATCCCCGTGTCGCTGTGCGGCGAGATGGCCTCGGACCCGGCGCTGGTCGGGCTGCTCGTGGGGCTGGGCCTCACCGAGTTCAGCATGACGCCCGGCGCCATCCCCATCGTTCGCCATGTCATCGAGGAACTGAGCGCCGCCGAAGCGCGGCGGCTGGCCGGCCACGCCCTGCGGCTGGCCACTGCCGCGGAGATCGAACAGTACTTGTTCGACGCGCTGGCCGCGTCTGCCATTCAAAGGAGTCCGTTGTCGTGA
- a CDS encoding HPr family phosphocarrier protein, which yields MTTSACVIRNRLGLHARAAAKFVHLATRFSSHIRVSRDGRTMDGKSIMGILLLAAAPGASIVITADGPDEAEAAEALCRLVEGGFGEELWNA from the coding sequence ATGACCACCAGCGCGTGCGTGATTCGCAACCGCCTCGGGCTGCATGCGCGTGCGGCGGCGAAATTCGTGCACCTGGCGACCCGGTTCTCATCACACATCCGCGTCTCGCGTGACGGCCGGACCATGGACGGCAAGAGCATCATGGGCATCCTGTTGCTCGCCGCCGCCCCCGGCGCGAGCATCGTCATCACCGCTGACGGCCCCGACGAGGCCGAAGCCGCAGAAGCATTGTGCCGCCTGGTCGAAGGCGGATTTGGAGAAGAGCTGTGGAACGCCTGA
- a CDS encoding PTS sugar transporter subunit IIA, with product MVVVTHGQLATELVNAAETIVGDLPQFSAVSIGWHEDVQDAREAIAAAIERVKRPGGVLLATDMFGGTPANLAITFLKEDAVEVVTGVNLPMLIKAASLQEGARLTDIARLLREHGRNAIWVASDLINGTTGADAADGAKGATGNGPAT from the coding sequence GTGGTCGTTGTCACTCACGGTCAGTTGGCCACCGAATTGGTCAACGCCGCGGAAACCATTGTCGGCGACCTGCCGCAATTCTCGGCGGTCTCGATCGGCTGGCATGAAGACGTGCAGGACGCGCGCGAGGCCATTGCCGCGGCGATCGAGCGCGTCAAGCGGCCGGGCGGCGTGCTGCTGGCCACCGACATGTTCGGCGGCACCCCGGCCAACCTCGCCATCACCTTCCTCAAGGAAGATGCCGTCGAAGTGGTCACCGGCGTCAACCTGCCCATGCTGATCAAGGCCGCCAGCCTGCAGGAGGGCGCGCGCCTCACCGATATCGCCCGGCTCTTGCGCGAGCACGGACGCAACGCCATCTGGGTGGCGTCGGATCTCATCAACGGGACGACCGGGGCCGACGCTGCAGACGGTGCAAAGGGAGCGACTGGCAACGGTCCTGCCACATGA
- the rapZ gene encoding RNase adapter RapZ, with amino-acid sequence MSKARSPMSWARFIVLTGLSGSGKSQAIRALEDLGYYCVDNLPVSLLPVMAELSERQTEHNRVAVVMDVRESRFVSDFPRVYRKLKTNKHLRAKLIFLEAGQAELVRRFSETRRPHPLAPDRPITEGLAEERASLRTIRSMADKVVDTSKLNVHELRQALRELVSGQKQASKLVLTFLSFGFQNGPPAEADLVFDVRFLKNPHWVPALRPQTGRDPAVAAYIRRQPVARAAIKRLSSLLRWMVPLYVQEGKSYLTVAIGCTGGRHRSVYVAEALKRELSDLKGVSARVVHRDLAKGAR; translated from the coding sequence GTGAGCAAGGCCCGCTCGCCCATGAGCTGGGCCCGCTTCATCGTGCTCACCGGCCTGTCGGGATCGGGCAAGTCGCAGGCGATTCGCGCGCTCGAGGACCTCGGCTACTACTGCGTCGACAACCTGCCGGTGTCGCTGCTGCCGGTGATGGCGGAGCTCAGCGAGCGGCAGACCGAGCACAACCGCGTCGCAGTGGTGATGGACGTCCGCGAGTCGCGCTTCGTCAGCGACTTCCCGCGGGTCTATCGCAAGCTCAAGACCAACAAGCACCTCCGCGCGAAGCTGATCTTCCTCGAAGCCGGCCAGGCCGAGCTGGTCCGGCGTTTCAGCGAGACGCGGCGGCCGCACCCGCTGGCGCCCGATCGGCCCATCACCGAGGGCCTGGCCGAGGAGCGCGCCTCGCTGCGGACCATTCGCAGCATGGCCGACAAGGTCGTGGACACCTCGAAGCTCAACGTCCACGAACTCCGGCAGGCGCTGCGCGAGCTGGTGTCCGGGCAGAAGCAGGCCTCGAAGCTGGTGCTGACCTTCCTCAGTTTCGGGTTCCAGAACGGGCCGCCGGCGGAGGCCGACCTGGTGTTCGACGTCCGCTTCCTCAAGAACCCGCACTGGGTGCCGGCGCTGCGTCCACAGACCGGACGCGACCCGGCGGTGGCCGCCTACATTCGCCGCCAGCCGGTCGCGCGCGCGGCGATCAAGCGCCTGTCGTCGCTGCTGCGATGGATGGTGCCGCTCTACGTGCAGGAAGGGAAATCGTACCTGACCGTGGCCATCGGCTGCACCGGCGGCCGCCACCGCTCGGTCTACGTGGCCGAGGCGCTCAAGCGTGAACTCTCGGATCTGAAGGGCGTGTCGGCACGCGTCGTGCATCGCGACCTGGCGAAGGGAGCCCGATGA
- the hprK gene encoding HPr(Ser) kinase/phosphatase, which yields MSITPAITVRGLLDARPESVGLSIELLAGANGLERHITSPYIQKTGLALAGFHEYLQAGRILLFGDSEVRFLESMEPGARRLALSKCFNESLPCLLITGGAELPPEVALEGERADVPVLRTTVPTATAIGKLTAILEDRLAAREMIHGVLLDILGLGVLIVGESGIGKSECALDLVVRGHRLVADDTVEVRRRAESIVIGACPELTRHHMEVRGLGLINIRDLFGVASTRTSKRVELVVQLDRWDPDLEYDRLGLDDAVYDLIGLKVPLIRMPVAPGRNLAILVEVAARNQLLRMRGINAARELVKRLDAGLLNASAHQHPGTSASRHLEEDEEL from the coding sequence ATGTCCATCACCCCGGCCATCACCGTACGCGGCCTGCTCGACGCACGGCCCGAATCGGTCGGCTTGTCGATCGAACTGCTGGCCGGCGCCAACGGGCTCGAACGGCACATCACCAGCCCTTACATCCAGAAGACCGGCCTCGCCCTGGCCGGCTTCCACGAATACCTGCAGGCCGGACGCATCCTGCTGTTCGGCGACAGCGAAGTGCGCTTCCTGGAGAGCATGGAGCCGGGCGCGCGGCGTCTCGCCCTGAGCAAGTGCTTCAACGAATCGCTGCCGTGCCTGCTGATCACCGGCGGCGCCGAGCTGCCGCCCGAAGTGGCGCTCGAGGGCGAGCGCGCCGACGTGCCCGTGCTGCGCACGACGGTGCCGACCGCCACCGCCATCGGCAAGCTGACCGCGATTCTCGAGGACCGGCTCGCCGCCCGCGAGATGATCCACGGCGTGCTGCTCGACATTCTCGGCCTGGGCGTGCTGATCGTCGGCGAGAGCGGCATCGGCAAGAGCGAGTGCGCGCTCGACCTCGTGGTCCGCGGCCATCGGCTGGTCGCCGACGACACGGTGGAAGTGCGGCGCCGCGCCGAGTCAATCGTGATCGGCGCCTGCCCGGAGCTGACCCGCCACCACATGGAGGTCCGCGGCCTCGGCCTGATCAACATCCGCGACCTGTTCGGCGTGGCGTCGACGCGCACCTCGAAGCGCGTCGAGCTGGTGGTGCAGCTCGATCGCTGGGATCCCGACCTCGAGTACGACCGCCTGGGGTTGGATGATGCGGTCTACGACCTGATCGGCCTCAAGGTGCCGTTGATCCGCATGCCGGTGGCGCCCGGACGCAACCTCGCCATCCTGGTCGAAGTGGCGGCGCGGAACCAGCTGCTGCGCATGCGCGGCATCAACGCCGCGCGCGAGCTGGTCAAGCGCCTCGACGCCGGCCTGTTGAACGCCTCGGCACACCAGCACCCGGGCACCTCGGCATCCAGGCACCTGGAAGAGGACGAGGAACTGTGA
- the rpoN gene encoding RNA polymerase factor sigma-54, with protein sequence MAIQQKLQTRLAQKLILTPSLQQAIKLLPMSTLELADLLNQEVVENPLLEEVPTEDLQAAEAQPAAEKESEDKAKADKTDSWDDADYEYFFGDYLDDGYRPRAPQEVKELPPIENTLSTSSSLTDHLEWQLSLQSEADVNREIGEAIIGNLDDDGYLVASVDEIASMGPWPVDEVEKALRLIQGFDPIGVAARDLQECLTLQIKHLHLEGTPTEKIVSEHLRLLHNHQMPDLARKLGLTLEELKGHIEIIQHLDPKPGSRFNPQPSQYVIPDVYIVKVEDQYVAVLNEDGLPQLRISPTYRRLLDKGAAENNDETRAYVKDKFRSALWLIKSVEQRQKTIHKVATSICTFQRDFLDHGIEHLRPLVLRDVANDIGMHESTVSRVVTNKYMHTPQGVFEMKYFFHSGISSSYGDAVSSVTIKNRIKKIIEGEDPKKPLSDSKIVNILQREGLMLARRTIAKYREELKIPTSNQRKVLF encoded by the coding sequence ATGGCCATTCAGCAGAAGCTCCAAACCAGACTCGCGCAAAAGCTGATCCTGACGCCGTCGCTGCAGCAGGCGATCAAGCTTCTTCCAATGTCGACATTGGAACTCGCGGATCTCCTCAACCAGGAGGTCGTCGAGAACCCGCTGCTCGAGGAAGTCCCCACCGAGGACCTCCAGGCCGCGGAGGCGCAGCCGGCTGCCGAAAAAGAGAGCGAAGACAAGGCCAAGGCCGACAAGACCGATTCCTGGGACGACGCCGACTACGAGTACTTCTTCGGCGATTACCTGGACGACGGCTACCGCCCGCGGGCGCCGCAGGAGGTCAAGGAACTGCCGCCGATCGAGAACACACTGTCGACCAGCTCGTCGCTGACCGACCATCTCGAATGGCAGCTGTCCCTGCAGTCCGAGGCCGACGTCAACCGCGAGATTGGCGAAGCGATCATCGGCAACCTCGACGACGACGGCTACCTGGTGGCGTCGGTGGATGAAATCGCCTCGATGGGGCCCTGGCCGGTAGACGAAGTGGAGAAGGCGCTGCGCCTGATCCAGGGCTTCGACCCCATCGGCGTGGCGGCCCGCGACCTGCAGGAATGCCTGACGCTGCAGATCAAGCACCTGCACCTCGAAGGCACGCCCACGGAGAAGATCGTCTCCGAGCACCTGCGCCTGCTGCACAACCACCAGATGCCGGACCTGGCCCGCAAGCTGGGGCTGACGCTCGAAGAGCTGAAGGGTCACATCGAGATCATCCAGCACCTCGACCCCAAGCCGGGCAGCCGCTTCAACCCGCAGCCGTCGCAGTACGTCATTCCCGACGTCTACATCGTCAAGGTCGAGGATCAGTACGTCGCGGTGCTGAACGAAGACGGCCTGCCGCAACTGCGGATCAGCCCGACCTACCGCCGCCTGCTCGACAAGGGCGCGGCCGAGAACAACGACGAGACGCGCGCCTACGTGAAAGACAAGTTCCGCTCGGCGCTGTGGCTGATTAAGTCGGTGGAGCAGCGGCAGAAGACCATCCACAAGGTGGCCACCAGCATCTGCACGTTCCAGCGCGACTTCCTCGATCACGGCATCGAGCACCTGCGGCCGCTGGTCTTGCGCGACGTCGCCAACGACATCGGCATGCACGAATCGACCGTCAGCCGCGTGGTCACCAACAAGTACATGCACACGCCCCAGGGCGTGTTCGAAATGAAGTACTTCTTCCACAGCGGCATCAGCAGCTCGTACGGCGACGCGGTGTCGTCGGTGACCATCAAGAACCGGATCAAGAAGATCATCGAGGGCGAGGACCCCAAGAAGCCGCTCAGCGACTCGAAGATCGTCAACATCCTGCAGCGGGAGGGTCTGATGCTGGCGCGGCGCACCATCGCGAAGTACCGGGAAGAGCTGAAGATTCCGACCTCCAACCAGCGGAAGGTGCTGTTCTAG